One Osmerus eperlanus chromosome 24, fOsmEpe2.1, whole genome shotgun sequence DNA window includes the following coding sequences:
- the dpt gene encoding dermatopontin yields MNSALLFWVLPLAVVVLGLPDDLRDMGWVNEFRQGFNFQCPHGELLVALRSYFSQAEGSDRLWSFECQPAPWGLGEPSDCWWDDLNRAGMEWSSTCSANGLVAGVESKYFEAVLDREWRFYCCRYGRRCPYSCWKTIDVPQYLTEEAEVVVPSYGYFIRGAQTTFSGVLRDRQWKYILCRMTDFDCEFENL; encoded by the exons ATGAACTCCGCTCTGCTGTTCTGGGTCCTGCCTCTGGCCGTCGTGGTCCTGGGCCTGCCTGACGACCTCCGCGACATGGGCTGGGTGAACGAATTCCGGCAGGGCTTCAACTTCCAGTGCCCCCACGGAGAGCTGCTGGTGGCGCTGCGGAGCTACTTCAGCCAGGCCGAGGGCTCCGACCGGCTGTGGAGCTTCGAGTGCCAGCCAGCACCCTGGGGACTGGGGGAACCCTCCGACTGCTGGTGGGACGACCTGAACCGTGCCGGGATGGAGTG GTCATCCACCTGCTCCGCTAACGGGCTGGTCGCGGGCGTCGAGAGCAAGTACTTTGAAGCTGTTCTGGACCGAGAGTGGAGGTTCTACTGCTGTCGCTACGGGCGACGCTGCCCCTACTCCTGCTG gaagACCATCGACGTGCCTCAGTACCTGACGGAGGAGGCCGAGGTGGTGGTCCCCAGCTACGGGTACTTCATCAGGGGGGCCCAGACCACCTTCAGCGGGGTCCTCAG AGATCGCCAGTGGAAGTACATCTTGTGCAGGATGACGGATTTCGACTGCGAGTTTGAGAATCTGTGA